CATTTACTTCCTACAGAGGAAGGGAATGCCTCCTAGGCAGGGTTATTCTATTTGTTAATATGACACAGAAGCAGAGGGAAGTCTAAAGTTTTGCTCTCTTCTTGAAGACTAGCAAGTTAGTTTCTCTAGCACAGCAAGCAGCAGAAGTTAGATTTGGTGAGGTGCTCTGTGGGATTCCGTGAAGTTTAGAAGGTACATACGTTACCTCAGAAGCTCAACTTTTTGCTGCATCTCACTGCACGTGATTTGCAAGTCATGCATCATTGCCTTcagctcttcctccttttctccttgaGCAAGTACATCTTTTTGCTTAACTAAAGCAGTGACTCTTTCCCTCAACTTTCTAGTCAGCTCCTGcagcttttttttctctagttctaACTCTGCGATTGTGGCCTGGCGCTGAAAATGTTTGTCTTGAAGGCTGAGGAGAGCAGTGTTTTCTTCCAGGATAACTTGGTTCTGTACTCCAGGCTTTTCTTGATGCATATGGAGTGTTCCATGTAGCCAGGCAATTTcgtgtgcttttattttttctaagagCTGCGTATTCTCCTGCTCAAGGCCCTGGTTTTCTTGATAATGTTCTCCTATAAAGTGGTGCACATTCATAAGCTTTGGCCTATGCTCCTTCAGTGTCTGATCGAGTTCAAGGACCTTTTCATCAGGTAAGACTTCCAGGTTATCTAAACGGGTTTCCCATACGGAAAAGCAGTCACACTGCAGCACTGCTCTTTCTTGCAGCTTCTCAATCTTGCCTTGAAGTCTTAAAACCAGAATGTGCAgttcctcattttctcttttgaccTCATCATAACTCTTTTCCAGGCTAAGGAATGTTTCAGTCActtcttcaattttcttaagCTCATCCTGTAATCTGAACATTTCTGAAGTGAGTTCTTTGTTATTTTCTAGTGCTTCATCATAGCGTGTCTCCATCACTCTCAGCTCTTCCTGAAGACACTCATTTTCTCTGCTGGCATCTTCATATAACAATTTATACCTGGGAGAAGCTTCAGGGAGTCTTTCAagcatctttaatttcttctttagcaCAGAAACATCAAAAAGTAGGTCCTGTTTCTTTTCAGAAGCTCGATCGCAGTCTGCACGTAAGGTCATTAGCTGTTTCTGAAGCTGGCCAATCTGATTCTTCAGTTCCCAGGTCTCAGTCCTGGTCTCCTCGCTATTTTCGAGCTCGGAAAAACTCTCTATTGATGCTTCTGACTCCTCTATTCTGACCTCCTGTCTCTGACCAGAGCTCGTCTCTGTACTTTCTAGGTCCTGGATTTCACTGCCTTGCTGGTCACTTGGGACGTGCTTCATGGTCCCACCTTCTACGTGGCTCACTTGGTTGTGCAGTAAAATTGGCTCTGTTTGTTccacagaattttgaaaaaacCCAGTAGTTGGCTCATCTAAACAAGTAGACATTATTGACTCTGGCTCTAATTTCTGCAGCCTCTGTTGCAACCTAGAAATTTCAGCAGccattttcacattttccttcACTGCTCGTTCATGAGCTCTTTGCAGGCTTAAGAGGACATCTCCATTCTCCTCTAACAGCTGCTCTCCTTGCTGGAGCAGGGACATGGCTCCacttccttctgcctcctccccttccatTGCCTGGCAGCCATTCTGAagcctggagggaggggatgcCACCTGCtccatttccttaattttattctGGAGCCTGGAGATTTCTACGCTCATCTGAGCCCTCTCTTGATCTGCTTTCTCACAGGTGGTTTTGTGGATGCTCTCCATGGCCAGAAGCTTGGACATCATTTCCTGCCTCTCCTGGTCACGTTCCATTTCTAGCCTTTCAAGCCTCTGGCTGGCCTGCTGCTCGGAGGCACCTGCCTGGCACAGGACCTGCTCATGGGCTTTTAGCTCTCTTTCATGACTGCTCTTTAGCTCAAGTATCTGGTTGGACAGTAGACTTTGCTGACTTTCAGACACACTTCTTAGATCTTCTAGGTCTTTGAGTAGCCGCTCTCTCTCAACAACCATGCTGTTCAgatgttctttgtatgttttctctAGCATCTCTCTCTCCTGGGTCAGGACCAGAGAAGCTGCTTTCTCTCTTTGGAGAGCCACTTTAAGCTGCTCCTGGGCTTCTGCACACTCCTGAGTGAGCTCGTCCTTCTCAAACTCCCATTGGGATCTCTCCTCGTGTTGTTGTTCCAGGAGCTCTTTCAGCTCTTGGCGGTAGTGCCCCTCCAGACTTCGCAGGGCATTTTCACATCTCTCAGTGACTTTCTGACAATCAGCCTGAAACTGGGCTTCTATCTGAGAGGTTCTTCTATTACACtcagtttccattttttccctaaatgtgGTCAACATACAGCATTACTGAAACTGCCATCAACtccagaagcaaaacaaaaaaccatttccCCATATGCACTGAAGCAGCAGCTAAGTAAACAATTTAAATATGTTCTAAAAATGGTCTTCTTTGTTTACTGCTATGTGATTCATTTATACTGAGTATGGATCTCATTTCTGAGAGCCAATACTGGCAGTCATAATTAATTAAAAGAGTTACTTACCTCTCtctgcatttaaaacaaaaatttagaaatcaaACTTTTTGGCATACTCCTAGATGTATTTGTTTATGGATTTTTAGCCAATAACTTAGACTGATATGTCACATTAAATGTTCAAGtgcaggaattccctttgtggctcagtggaaacgaacccaactagtatatccttgaggatgtgggtttgatccctggcaccacttagtgggttaagagtccagtgctgccatgaactatggtgtaggtcacagatatggctcagatctgtgttgctgtggctgtggcacaggccagcagctgtagctctgattcaatgcctaacctgggaatttttatatgctgtgggtgcagccctaataataataataacaaaatgctCAAGTACATATTAGCCTAAACCCTAACTTGGGAATAcataaaattctttaattttaattaagtacATATTGGTGGACATAGTCATATAAACCACATATATTAGCCAATTCATTATGTTTTACTTCTTATTTAATAAAGTAGCACCAAGTTAAAGTATGAAGTACCAAAGCTCTCAAAAGTACCTGAGATTTCAAGTGAAGAAAGTTAGCACAAAATGGAGTTTTATAACTCTGGGAGGAAATGTAACTCTGCCCAGAATCTAGCTTATAAATGGCCTTTCTCAGGAAACAACAGGACTGGACTAGGAAGAAATCATGTTTGCAGAAATCTTATCATCTGAAACCTTAAAATGTACAAGcctgatataaaaaataatttcctcttaaaaaaaaaaaaaaaaggagttcccattgtggtgcagtggaaacaaattcgacatgaggatgcaggtttgatccctggcctcacctagtgggttaaggatccggccttgccgtgagctgtggtgtaggccacagatgcagctcggatcctgagctgctttggttgtggtgtaggggagcggctatggctccaatttgacccctagcctgagaacttttgtaagctgcaggtgcagcctttaaaaaaaaaaaaaaaaaaagtttcaataacCCCAAGGTAGGCTAATATCTAAACAATGGCAAAACAGGTTGAAAAACTACAAAAGAATCTAGTAAACCAATGGGCTATTATGTCTTCTGATATTTCACAGTCTCCTTAATCAAATGGAATTTCTGGTGCCCTGAGGAACAGTGCCCCAGGTTGCTCCATTTCCCCCATTTTCTTACCTTCCCTCTTGTAGTTCGCTTTGGTATTTTTCCAAGAGCTCTTTTTGCAAttcctctttctcaagattgtgcTTCTCCACCAGGCTTTTCAGTTGTTCCTGGTGAACTTGTTCTAGTTCCTGAGTCAAGTTTCTCACCTTCTCATCTGTCCAGGTCCCATTTTGAATGagtttttccctttctccattaAAGCTTTCTTCCACCTGCTCCAGCTTAGCCTTGAGCTCCAGCTCATGTTTCAGCCTCAGCTCCTCCTGTAGGAGAGCCTTTTCCTCCTCCCACTTCATTTGCAATTGTTTTTTCTCCTCCTCGTGTCTACAGACAGTTGTATGTTGTGTCTCCTTGAGTACCATAGTCTGGCCCTGAAGTTCTGCAATTTCACTTTTAAGGTCGTTTATTTGTTCTTCCAAGATGTGCACTTCATTCTCATACTTTTGCTTCATGTTCTCCTGCTCCTTTTTACAGGCGAGCTTGGTTTCATCTAGCTGTTTTTCGTAATGGTGCACCTAAAGTCAGAAAGTGAAACCATCACAATATTATTCAACTCAAGGCCATGGGGGCAGTAAGTACTTTTTTCCTACAAGACAttcctcagttttcccattttcttttagaGGAACAATTCAAAAACACATTAAGTAAGATAATTTTAAGTCATGCAtggtttgatttcctttttaacttGGTTCAATTTTATTAGCTTCTGAACAGCTCTATTCAAACTGAATAAACCTTCACAGGGATACCATCTGTCTTTGTAGGCATCCTTTCCCCCTGCAGCCTTAGGGTCTTCTCTTTAAttacattcaaatatttatttaatacctgTCAGGTACTCTGTAGGTCTTGTGAGGACACAAATTTGGGTAAGACATAGTCCCTGTCATTAAAGAAAAACCACTCTAGGCATAGTTATAACAAATACAAGAATGTATATGACGAgtcagaaaaaaacatataaacgGCATAGGAAAAATAGCTACAGTGTAATCTGGGGATTCAAATGAGTGGTAAATCATATTTGGTTGGGAGAATTCAGGAATGCAAGAAGTAGGATTTGATATAAACTCTGAAGGGTAACTAGACTTTGAAGACgtggaaagaaataataacatacTATGTAATAGCATAAGCAAAAGAGGAAATTTTGTTGAAGAAGAGCAAACTAACTGGTTTGGCTGGAGGCTGAGGTAACTCAAAGGAATGATAAAAAATgaagactgaggagttcccgtcgtggcgcagtggttaacgaatccgactaggaaccatgaggttgcgggttcggtccctgcccttgcttagtgggttaacggtccggcgttgccgtgggctgtggcgtaggttgcagacgcggcttggatcgcgagttgctgtggctctggcataggccagtggctacagctccgattcgacccctagcctgggaacctccatatgccacagaagcggcccaaagaaatagcaaaaaaaaaaaaaagaaaaagaaaaaaaatgaagactggaAGTATAAGATGAAGCAACATGGTGAAGGGATTTGAAGGCTTTAGAACTTATACCTAATTTAGGAGGTAATGCTATATTAAAgggcttttttggttttattaagattatttttaatgagtTGGAAGTAATGTAACAGCCTTCAAGTTTCATGCTTGCTAGGACTGAAGATActacatttttaagaaactttcTCCTATGAGGAAAAAGCCTCACCCTTGGCCTATGAAACCATCTTGAGGAAATGAGTTCCTGGTAGCCACCAAGACACAAGAGGAAATGTATAAGAAGTgctataatttgagaaaaaagaattgaggagttcccgtcgtgatgtagtggttaatgaatccgactaggaaccacgtttcaggttcgatccctgctcttgctcagtgggttaaggatccagcattgccgtgagctgtggtgtaggtcgcagacgcggctcggatcccgagttgctgtggctctggtgtaggccggcggttacagctctgattcaacccctagcctgggaacctccatatgccgcacaggagtggccctagaaaaggcaaaaagacaaaaaaaaaaaaaaaaagaattgagaatgtCCTACATGTAAAAGCCTGTCAGAGCtcagagaaattagaaaacaggATTGATAAGGTCTTACTTTATCTTCAAGCTCCAGTCTTAGGTGACACAAGTCCCTGTGATGTTGTTCTTTCATCTGTTCGATGACCAGTTCTGCCTCGATGCTCATATTCAATGGATTGCATTCTTCAGAACCAAGCCCTGAAAACACATGGGATCTGTTGACCTTGCGAGCAGGTTCTTTCAATAACACAACTGGCACTGAAGGGAGGACATCCAGTTTAATTAAGGAATCATTTTAGaggttcctgtgtggctcagtggtaacaaatctgactagtatccatctgGATGCtggtaagatccctggccttgctcagtgggttaaggatcaggcggtgccatgagctgtggcgtaggttgcagatgtggctcagatctgatgtggttgtggctggcagctgaagctctgattcaccccctagcctgggaacttccatgtgccatgggcgcagccctaaaaagcaaaaaaaaaaaggaataattttagcCTAAATTCATACCAATGAGATCTACTAGGAAACAACAGAAGCCAAGAGAAGTCTCTTGTTCTCAAgcactaggaaaataaaaaatgaaggcaaaCAGATTCTTTCATGTACAGGCAGAGTACCAAAGCTTAACAGAATCCCATAAAACAGCAGATGGAAGTAGATGTGGAAATTGTTGCTTAAAACAATCCTCCTGACAAAAATGCTGAACAGAAAGATAGTTTGGTCAAACCAACTAAGCTTCTATTTCATCCAACACTGAGCAATAAATTAGCAGAGGGGCAACCCGGCAGGAGAATGAACTGCCAGCATAGTTGCAATGCCTTGAGGTGTTAACTTCGAGATATCCAACCCACCACTCAATATTACAGAAGACTGagtaatataatattaatttcctATAGTGCAGGTGGGGGCTCATCATCAATTAtcagctaaaatttttaaatagggcAGAGGTTAGGGACTTAGATGTAAGCAGTTTGGGTGGACAACTCTCAACTCATTCCTATGAGTTCACCTCTGCAACTGCCCGTGATGATGACTGGGAAAGAAACTGAAATGTAAAGCATAAGCTGAGGGCTGAGCTAGTACCCAAACAAAATGATTGCATCTAATGCCACAGAGAAATTTCTCAAGGCAGAGGACTCAAAAGAGTTTTTAGTGTAGAGGTTCATAGGCAGATGCCAGAAAGAGTCTAGCATCTGGAACTGACAGTCTGGCTTTGGGCTTTCTCTTCACGTATTAGGGCATATCCCCAACTGAGAAGTGATACCTGGGGTATAAACCACCCCAAGATGGCACAGCCTCATGCACCCATGAGGAGAACTCCCAACACTTGGTCATCTACAGAAAAGCTCAGGAAAGCCTCTGAGATATATCAGATCAGTTGGGCTCCATCCTTATACCACAGTAAGACTATAGAGTACAGACTCAGAATCAGAGGAGAGATGTTCAAGcctcttcctgtcccctccccaacccctcatTTATTCTGGACTAACCAACCCTTATAAGAACCTCTACTCCTGTTCCAGTAAAAATGGGGAAACCTACTAGTAGATCTCAACTACTATTATAAACTGTTTCTGAAATTAAATTTCAACACACTGGAGGAAAGAGGTAGTATAtccaaagggagaaaaacagctaaaatgAATGTAGGCAAACAACTCTGCCTTCCAACCTTGCTACTCAAAATCCCCCTCAAAGGCACAGGCAACCCACACTCATTTATCTTATTATTTCGGAGACGTTTAGCACAGCAAGCATAAGGAAATCAAATTCTGTAGTTTCTGGCTGGCTCACTCTCCAAAACATTGTCATTCCAGTTAGGCACTCTTTTAAAAAGGTTCAGCAATAGCTCAGTGACTGAATTCTAATACTCCCAAGGCCTGGATTCTCAGACTTGtggccagcatttttttttttttaatgaagcgaATATCCTTGTGGTttgatatttccatttctttgttgatGCATATCAAAATTAGATGGAAATATTctcataacagacaaaaaaaaaaaaaaccaacaaaccacaAGTGAAATAGTTCAATAAAACAGCATTACCAAAGTCTTTTCTCTTGGTGAGGGGGAGTTGCCAACATTTTGCAATTTTACATTCAACCATGGttctaaaaacaaaagtcaaaggCAGAGACTCTGAAAAGATGGTGTCTGAATGACTTACCCTGGTCAGGCTCAATACAACCACTGTTAATATCAAGTTCTTCTGACAGTGAGTTCTTCAAGGGAAGTCTGAACACTTTGCCTTGTGTACGATATTCTTCCAGTTCAGACTGGAGTTCATCTACTTGGTCTTGTAATAGCTGGAGTTAAAAAACAACACAAGCCTTAGATGTGATGCCAGCAcaagcagcaaaaggaaaaaataatcgcacatcttcaaaatgaaaaactcttgtgttagagttcccattgtggctcagtaggttaagaacctgactagtatccatgaggattcaggttcaatccctggcctctctcagtgggttaaggatcctgcgctgccatgagcagtggtgtaggttgcatatgtggttcggatcccacactactgtggctgtggtgtaggcgtttatctgcagctctgatttgactcctagcacgagaacgtccatatgccacaggtgcagccctaaaaagaaaaaacaataagcaaataaaactcTTGTGCtagtaaaaagacaacccacagaatgggagaaaagtttttgcaaattatatatctgataaggaacttgtatgtagaatatataaagaactattacaactcaataataaaaagacaaataacaaatgttaagcAAAGGATCTGAagacacatttttccaaagaagacataccacatgaaaagatactcaaatgTTATTAGCCAtgagagaaacgcaaatcaaacgcacgagataccacttcatatccactagaatggctaaaataaaaaaaagacatgcaataACGactattggca
The nucleotide sequence above comes from Phacochoerus africanus isolate WHEZ1 chromosome 2, ROS_Pafr_v1, whole genome shotgun sequence. Encoded proteins:
- the NIN gene encoding ninein isoform X7 codes for the protein MLEEVFHNLDPDGTMSVEDFFYGLFKNGKSLTPSASTPYRQLKRHLSMQSFDESGRRTTTPSAMMSTIGFRVFSCLDDGMGYASVERILDTWQEEGIENSQEILKALDFSLDGNVNLTELTLALENELLVTKNNIHQAALASFKAEIRHLLERVDQVVREKEKLRSDLDKAEKLKSLMASEVDDHHAAIERRNEYNLRKLDEEYKERIAALKNELRKEREQILQQVGKQRLELEQEIEKAKTEENYIRDRLALSLKENSRLENELLENAEKLAEYENLTNKLQRNLENVLAEKFGDLDPSSAEFFLQEERLTQMKNEYEQQCRLLQDQVDELQSELEEYRTQGKVFRLPLKNSLSEELDINSGCIEPDQVPVVLLKEPARKVNRSHVFSGLGSEECNPLNMSIEAELVIEQMKEQHHRDLCHLRLELEDKVHHYEKQLDETKLACKKEQENMKQKYENEVHILEEQINDLKSEIAELQGQTMVLKETQHTTVCRHEEEKKQLQMKWEEEKALLQEELRLKHELELKAKLEQVEESFNGEREKLIQNGTWTDEKVRNLTQELEQVHQEQLKSLVEKHNLEKEELQKELLEKYQSELQEGREKMETECNRRTSQIEAQFQADCQKVTERCENALRSLEGHYRQELKELLEQQHEERSQWEFEKDELTQECAEAQEQLKVALQREKAASLVLTQEREMLEKTYKEHLNSMVVERERLLKDLEDLRSVSESQQSLLSNQILELKSSHERELKAHEQVLCQAGASEQQASQRLERLEMERDQERQEMMSKLLAMESIHKTTCEKADQERAQMSVEISRLQNKIKEMEQVASPPSRLQNGCQAMEGEEAEGSGAMSLLQQGEQLLEENGDVLLSLQRAHERAVKENVKMAAEISRLQQRLQKLEPESIMSTCLDEPTTGFFQNSVEQTEPILLHNQVSHVEGGTMKHVPSDQQGSEIQDLESTETSSGQRQEVRIEESEASIESFSELENSEETRTETWELKNQIGQLQKQLMTLRADCDRASEKKQDLLFDVSVLKKKLKMLERLPEASPRYKLLYEDASRENECLQEELRVMETRYDEALENNKELTSEMFRLQDELKKIEEVTETFLSLEKSYDEVKRENEELHILVLRLQGKIEKLQERAVLQCDCFSVWETRLDNLEVLPDEKVLELDQTLKEHRPKLMNVHHFIGEHYQENQGLEQENTQLLEKIKAHEIAWLHGTLHMHQEKPGVQNQVILEENTALLSLQDKHFQRQATIAELELEKKKLQELTRKLRERVTALVKQKDVLAQGEKEEELKAMMHDLQITCSEMQQKVELLRYESEKLQEENSILRNEITTLNEEDSISNLQLGKLNGSQEEIRQKIETVKQEKAAVQKIVESLKKQISELKTKNQQLDLENTELSQKNSQNQKELQELKQRLAEMLCQKDKEPGHSTYEEWEQEKSNLEEELERCKVKSSTLVSSLEAELSEVKIQTHIVEQENLLLKDELEKMKQLHRCPDLSDFQQKVSSVLSYNEKLLKEKEALSEELNICVDKLAKSSLLEHRIAAMKQEQKSWEHQNESLKSQLVASQEKVQNLEDTLQNVNLQMSQIKSDLRVTQQEKEALKQEVMSLHKQLQNAGDKNWAPEVATHPSGFPNQQQRLSWDKLDQLMNEEQQLLWQENERLQTVVQNTKAELIHSREKVRQLESNLLLPKHQKHLSSSGTMKPPEQEKLSLKRECEQVQKERSPTNRKVSQMNSLERELETIHLENEGLKKKQVKLDEQLMEMQHLRSTMFSPSPHAWDLQLLQQQACPMVPREQFLQLQHQLLQAERINQCLQEELEHRTSETNTPQENQEHLVTVMEERMMEVEQKLKLVKRLLQEKVNQLKEQLCKNTKADAMVKDLYVENAQLLKALEMTEQRQKTAEKKNYLLEEKIASLSNIVRNLTPAPLTSTPPLRS